One Ignavibacteria bacterium genomic window carries:
- a CDS encoding ABC transporter ATP-binding protein gives MLELKNIIKSFRLPSGEQTNVLNIPSFILQEKEQLAIYGRSGSGKSTFLNVVSGILKPDSGSVIVNNTDITKLDESHRDKFRAQNFGFVFQTFNLLQGFTALENVLLGMTFAGKPNKSFASEMLEYVGLKNKLKNKPAELSVGEQQRVAIARAIVNNPKIILADEPTANLDAKNSENVIELIKKVCDEKNISLVLVSHDKDVIGRFGRVVEFESLNKN, from the coding sequence ATGTTAGAATTAAAGAACATAATAAAATCCTTTCGATTGCCATCAGGCGAACAAACCAATGTGTTAAACATTCCTTCATTTATATTACAAGAAAAAGAACAGTTAGCAATTTACGGCAGGAGCGGAAGCGGAAAGTCAACGTTTCTTAATGTGGTTTCGGGAATATTGAAGCCGGACTCAGGAAGCGTGATTGTGAATAACACCGACATAACGAAGCTCGATGAATCGCACCGCGATAAATTTCGCGCGCAGAATTTCGGGTTTGTATTCCAGACGTTTAACCTGCTTCAGGGATTTACTGCGCTTGAAAATGTTCTGCTGGGAATGACGTTTGCCGGTAAGCCGAATAAAAGTTTTGCAAGCGAGATGCTTGAGTATGTTGGTTTAAAGAATAAGTTGAAAAATAAGCCTGCGGAGCTTTCGGTCGGTGAACAGCAGAGGGTTGCTATAGCAAGAGCGATAGTGAATAATCCGAAAATAATTCTTGCAGATGAGCCGACAGCGAATCTTGATGCAAAAAATTCGGAGAATGTAATCGAGCTGATAAAAAAAGTTTGTGATGAGAAAAATATTTCTTTGGTTTTGGTATCGCATGATAAGGATGTGATTGGGAGGTTTGGGAGAGTGGTGGAGTTTGAAAGTTTAAATAAAAACTAA
- a CDS encoding FtsX-like permease family protein yields MISTLLGVALVVAILVIKQESAEAFNQTATGYELIVGPKGSPLQLTLNTIYHIGLPVNNMPVKTYELLAKDKRVKLAIPYVMGDNYKNFRLIGTTQNIFTQFEYQKGKKYGFASGKQFENENEAVIGSDVAEKTGLKIGDSFIGSHGVEAYEYAEEHDEHNFVVTGILQKTFTPNDKVIFIPMESVWDMHYHGVENVKGATDTTKTNSHSGHGHLHGHSHNNTKEQKNVVKDSISNGSNSNDSSYVSSGIPEDRKTITSVLVSLKSPIYFDLLRRQINDDKFHGMNAQAVIPVMEIMQLFEIIGNINSVLLIVAYLVIFVAVISILVSIYNSINERKRDIAIMRALGANKGMIFGIIILEGLFISLGGAVLGLLIGHLAVYVFSPLISAKTGILITGMTFNIFELYLVLGTIILAMLVSILPAVKAYRTDAAKNLSPA; encoded by the coding sequence GTGATATCGACATTGTTAGGAGTTGCGCTTGTGGTGGCGATTCTTGTGATTAAACAGGAAAGTGCGGAGGCGTTTAACCAGACCGCAACCGGATACGAGCTGATTGTCGGACCGAAAGGAAGTCCGCTGCAGTTAACGCTTAATACTATTTATCATATCGGGCTGCCTGTTAATAATATGCCGGTGAAAACCTATGAGCTGCTTGCGAAAGACAAGAGAGTGAAGCTTGCGATTCCTTATGTGATGGGAGATAATTATAAGAACTTCAGGTTGATTGGAACGACGCAAAATATTTTTACGCAGTTTGAATATCAGAAGGGAAAGAAATATGGCTTTGCATCGGGCAAACAATTTGAAAACGAAAATGAAGCAGTGATTGGAAGCGATGTCGCAGAGAAAACAGGATTGAAGATTGGAGATTCGTTTATTGGTTCGCATGGAGTTGAGGCGTATGAATATGCAGAGGAACACGATGAACATAATTTTGTTGTAACGGGAATTTTACAAAAGACGTTTACGCCGAACGATAAAGTGATTTTCATTCCGATGGAGTCGGTGTGGGATATGCACTATCATGGAGTTGAGAATGTTAAGGGTGCAACGGATACTACAAAAACAAATTCACATTCGGGACACGGACATCTACACGGGCATTCACACAACAATACTAAAGAACAAAAAAATGTTGTTAAAGATAGTATTAGTAATGGCAGTAACAGTAACGACAGCAGTTATGTAAGTTCGGGGATTCCCGAGGACAGAAAAACGATTACGTCGGTTTTGGTATCGCTGAAGAGTCCGATTTATTTTGATTTACTGAGGAGGCAGATAAACGATGATAAGTTTCATGGTATGAATGCGCAGGCGGTTATTCCTGTTATGGAAATTATGCAGTTGTTCGAAATTATAGGGAACATAAATTCGGTGCTGTTGATTGTTGCGTATCTTGTGATATTTGTTGCGGTGATTTCGATTCTGGTTTCGATTTATAACTCAATCAATGAACGCAAAAGAGACATTGCGATTATGCGCGCGCTGGGAGCGAACAAGGGAATGATATTCGGGATAATAATTCTGGAGGGGTTGTTCATTAGTCTGGGTGGAGCGGTTCTGGGATTGTTAATCGGGCATCTGGCAGTTTATGTATTTAGTCCGCTGATTTCGGCAAAAACGGGCATTTTAATTACGGGAATGACGTTCAATATTTTTGAATTATACTTGGTTTTAGGAACAATTATATTGGCAATGTTAGTATCAATTTTACCGGCAGTAAAGGCATACCGAACGGATGCTGCGAAAAATTTATCACCAGCATAA
- a CDS encoding DUF3299 domain-containing protein yields the protein MKILSYTGYSVLIIVICVLFFSTKRTDGKPFIVNENGNRIDIEKISQKDTSKKSSLDGDAKFNTPSGFSDIPFDPNAPYNLIKFKTLRTYIPGKEVPNDVRNLNNKNVEINGFMTPISALQDMNEFLLCSTPPLNCYCAPPVFINEIIYVKMMNGQTTDFLTGVVKVKGQLKINFDIKDEYSDVIYTIDASSVQ from the coding sequence ATGAAGATTTTATCATATACCGGCTATTCGGTTTTAATAATAGTAATTTGTGTTTTGTTTTTTTCGACGAAGAGAACAGACGGCAAGCCGTTTATCGTGAATGAAAACGGCAACAGGATTGACATAGAAAAAATATCACAAAAGGATACATCAAAAAAATCATCTCTTGATGGTGATGCAAAGTTCAATACGCCGTCGGGTTTTTCTGATATTCCTTTTGACCCGAACGCACCTTACAACTTAATTAAGTTTAAAACTTTAAGGACATACATTCCCGGAAAGGAAGTTCCGAATGATGTAAGAAATTTGAACAACAAGAACGTTGAGATAAACGGGTTCATGACTCCGATTTCGGCATTGCAGGACATGAATGAATTTTTATTGTGCTCTACTCCCCCGCTGAACTGTTACTGCGCTCCCCCGGTTTTTATTAATGAGATTATTTATGTAAAGATGATGAACGGGCAGACGACGGATTTTTTGACAGGTGTCGTGAAAGTGAAAGGACAGCTGAAAATAAATTTTGATATTAAGGATGAGTATTCGGATGTTATATATACGATTGATGCGTCAAGCGTTCAATAA
- the carB gene encoding carbamoyl-phosphate synthase large subunit translates to MKKITTEIMQKAKKIGFSDKQLANILKTTEKEIRDFRFKNNILPVYKTVDTCAAEFEANTPYHYSTYEKYNESVSSDKEKIIILGGGPNRIGQGIEFDYCCVRCVKALREEGYETIMINCNPETVSTDYDITDKLYFEPLTVEDVLNIIKYEKNVKGIIVSFGGQTPLKLSKELEKNGLKVLGTSSKDIDVAEDRKKFGKLLDELGIPKPEYGTAKTLDKALSIANKIGYPVLVRPSYVLGGRAMQIVYNDDALESFFEEASKYSEDHPVLIDKFLEEAREIDVDALCDGKDVYIAGIMQHIEEAGIHSGDSTSILPPISLSKKNLDQIKTYTKKLAKGLNVVGLINIQFAIKNNVVYIIEANPRASRTVPFVSKTTGVPIASVAAKLVVGRKLKEFDLKNFEDLKYIGIKESVFPFQKFPRAKMFLGPEMRSTGEVMGISKSFGAAMAKAQDSTGNSLPITGNIFISLNENDKKKKSVEMIKKFVDMGFGIIATQGTNKFLNENGIKSKPVFKVKEGRPDVVDLIKNREINLVINTPLGEESRFDEYAIGWAAVQYKIPFVTTLSAASSVAEGIARIKSGDIGVKSLQEYYKE, encoded by the coding sequence TTGAAAAAAATTACTACCGAGATAATGCAGAAAGCCAAGAAGATTGGCTTTTCGGACAAGCAGCTTGCCAATATTTTAAAAACCACAGAAAAAGAGATAAGGGATTTTCGTTTTAAGAACAACATTCTTCCTGTTTATAAAACGGTTGATACGTGCGCGGCGGAGTTTGAGGCGAACACACCGTATCATTATTCCACGTATGAAAAATATAACGAGTCGGTTTCATCGGATAAGGAAAAAATTATTATTCTCGGGGGCGGTCCGAACAGGATTGGTCAGGGAATCGAGTTTGATTACTGCTGTGTGAGATGCGTGAAGGCGCTGCGCGAGGAAGGTTATGAAACGATAATGATTAACTGCAATCCCGAGACTGTCTCGACGGATTATGACATAACCGACAAGCTTTATTTTGAGCCGCTGACGGTTGAGGATGTGCTGAACATTATTAAGTACGAGAAAAATGTTAAGGGGATAATTGTGAGCTTTGGCGGGCAGACACCATTGAAGCTTTCCAAAGAGCTTGAAAAAAACGGATTGAAAGTTTTGGGGACTTCATCGAAAGACATTGACGTTGCAGAGGATAGAAAAAAGTTTGGAAAATTATTAGATGAGCTTGGGATTCCGAAGCCGGAATATGGAACAGCGAAGACTTTAGATAAGGCGTTAAGCATTGCGAATAAAATCGGGTATCCTGTTCTGGTGAGACCGTCTTATGTGCTTGGCGGACGTGCAATGCAGATTGTATACAATGATGATGCGCTTGAGTCGTTTTTTGAGGAAGCATCGAAATATTCCGAAGACCATCCTGTGTTAATAGATAAATTTTTAGAAGAAGCGCGCGAGATTGATGTCGATGCACTTTGCGATGGTAAGGACGTTTACATTGCGGGGATTATGCAGCACATCGAAGAAGCGGGAATACACTCGGGGGACAGCACGTCGATTCTTCCGCCGATATCGCTTTCGAAAAAAAATCTTGACCAGATAAAAACATATACAAAGAAGCTTGCGAAGGGCTTAAATGTTGTGGGGCTGATTAACATTCAGTTTGCGATTAAAAATAATGTGGTGTATATCATAGAGGCGAATCCGAGAGCATCGCGAACGGTGCCGTTTGTGAGCAAGACGACGGGAGTGCCGATTGCATCAGTTGCGGCAAAGCTTGTTGTCGGCAGAAAGCTGAAAGAGTTTGACTTAAAAAATTTCGAGGATTTAAAATACATAGGAATTAAAGAATCGGTGTTTCCGTTTCAGAAATTTCCGAGAGCGAAAATGTTTTTAGGACCTGAGATGCGTTCAACGGGAGAGGTGATGGGAATTTCGAAATCGTTCGGCGCTGCGATGGCGAAAGCGCAGGACTCAACGGGTAATTCTCTTCCGATTACAGGAAATATTTTTATCAGCCTGAATGAAAACGATAAGAAGAAAAAATCGGTTGAGATGATTAAAAAATTTGTTGACATGGGTTTTGGAATTATTGCAACGCAGGGAACGAATAAGTTTTTGAATGAGAACGGAATTAAGTCGAAGCCGGTGTTCAAAGTTAAAGAAGGAAGACCTGACGTTGTTGACCTTATAAAGAACAGGGAGATTAATCTTGTGATTAACACGCCGCTCGGCGAGGAATCGCGTTTCGATGAGTATGCAATCGGGTGGGCGGCGGTGCAGTATAAGATTCCGTTTGTGACTACGCTTTCCGCAGCAAGCTCCGTAGCCGAAGGAATTGCACGGATAAAGTCGGGTGATATCGGAGTGAAGTCTTTGCAGGAGTATTATAAAGAGTAA
- a CDS encoding T9SS type A sorting domain-containing protein: MKKFLFTITFFSLFVINYSLLNAQWSSNPAQNTEVYSGSGDQVLNKVALTSDGGCYVSWFDNRGSGYTVRLQKFNAFGVKQFAADGLLVSSNPQSSSLVDYDMIADDSNNAIVTFTDTRNGAQITPFAYKISPTGTFLWGANGVDLSADNSVYQANPRVVQTSDGNYVFIWVFASTPRKAHMQKLSRAGAKMWAANNIAISLQGSENVDWPKHVASDNGSIITMYSGYTGSFINPQNYRIYTQKFSTTGTTVWNPTPDTVYALGRVSGFYNPPIASDYNNGAVYTWIDDRNATNGSPYVQRFNSAGARQFPVNGAWVVGADAFLRNQPFSVYVPSSGETYCFWRDNNFNQSQSGIYGQKFSVSGTRNWGNEGKVFLPMTSVVPTYIWIGAKDTNIVCVYTQQTGGATYETKALKTGPSGAIHWNVNVATTPSSKTQSSTQIFRTTTGMVYTGWGDDRNGSSDIYVQNISINGALGYPNDIKQNSNIVPDKFELKQNYPNPFNPSTKIVFDVPSNVNGQMSNVRIEVYDASGKIVSQLVNGAYAQGRYEVTFDAKDLSSGVYFYQLRTENFVKTKSMMLVK; the protein is encoded by the coding sequence ATGAAAAAGTTCTTATTTACCATAACATTTTTTTCATTATTCGTCATTAATTACTCACTGTTAAATGCTCAATGGTCATCGAATCCTGCGCAGAATACAGAAGTTTATTCAGGAAGCGGCGACCAGGTATTAAATAAAGTTGCATTGACTTCAGACGGTGGGTGTTACGTAAGTTGGTTTGATAACCGGGGCAGCGGATATACGGTTCGTCTTCAGAAATTTAATGCGTTCGGCGTAAAACAATTTGCCGCAGACGGATTACTTGTGAGCTCAAACCCGCAGTCTTCATCACTTGTTGATTATGATATGATTGCAGATGACAGCAACAACGCAATTGTAACTTTTACAGACACAAGAAACGGCGCACAGATAACACCTTTCGCATATAAAATTTCTCCGACGGGAACATTTCTGTGGGGAGCAAACGGCGTTGACCTTTCCGCGGATAATTCGGTTTATCAGGCGAATCCAAGAGTTGTGCAGACATCAGACGGAAATTATGTTTTCATCTGGGTTTTTGCTTCAACACCGAGAAAGGCGCATATGCAAAAACTTTCAAGAGCCGGAGCAAAGATGTGGGCTGCAAACAATATTGCAATTTCATTGCAAGGAAGTGAAAACGTTGATTGGCCTAAACATGTTGCATCCGATAATGGAAGCATTATAACAATGTATTCAGGTTATACAGGTTCATTTATTAATCCACAAAACTACAGAATATATACACAAAAATTCAGCACAACAGGAACTACGGTTTGGAATCCAACGCCTGACACCGTGTATGCATTAGGAAGGGTGAGTGGATTTTATAATCCTCCGATTGCGTCTGATTATAATAACGGAGCAGTTTATACATGGATTGACGATAGAAACGCAACTAACGGCTCACCATATGTTCAGAGGTTTAACTCTGCAGGTGCAAGACAATTTCCCGTTAATGGAGCCTGGGTAGTGGGCGCAGATGCATTCTTAAGAAACCAGCCGTTTTCGGTTTATGTGCCTTCTTCGGGAGAAACTTATTGTTTCTGGAGGGATAATAATTTCAATCAATCACAATCAGGAATTTATGGACAAAAATTCAGCGTAAGCGGAACCCGAAACTGGGGAAATGAAGGAAAAGTTTTTCTTCCAATGACCTCAGTTGTACCAACATATATCTGGATAGGCGCAAAAGACACGAACATTGTTTGCGTTTATACACAGCAGACAGGAGGAGCAACATATGAAACAAAAGCTTTAAAAACGGGACCGTCGGGAGCGATTCACTGGAACGTGAATGTCGCTACGACTCCAAGCTCAAAGACACAATCAAGCACACAGATATTCCGAACAACCACAGGAATGGTTTATACGGGATGGGGTGATGACAGAAACGGTTCAAGTGATATTTATGTGCAAAACATAAGTATCAACGGAGCTCTCGGATATCCAAACGACATAAAACAAAACTCAAATATAGTTCCCGATAAATTTGAACTTAAACAAAATTATCCAAATCCGTTTAATCCGAGCACAAAAATAGTGTTTGACGTTCCGTCAAACGTGAATGGTCAAATGTCAAATGTGAGAATCGAAGTTTATGATGCAAGCGGAAAGATTGTATCGCAACTTGTGAATGGAGCTTATGCACAAGGTCGTTATGAAGTAACTTTCGATGCGAAAGATTTATCATCGGGAGTTTATTTTTATCAGTTAAGAACAGAGAATTTTGTTAAGACGAAGTCGATGATGCTTGTGAAGTAA
- a CDS encoding T9SS type A sorting domain-containing protein: MKKIILIISLLIFNYPLIAQWSNNPAVNNTICDVDNAQLDPKISLASDGGCYMAWFDGRGDGELKVYIQRLDVNGVKQFGENGLLVSDKPQNSWIGDWDLKTDASGNAIVVFSDKRASTGTDTTVNPYAYKISPTGTFLWGADGVALTSETSRYQMWPKAAVLSDGSTAFVWWYFYPPTRTTWVKVQRLNSAGVPQYNPPVNIQSPDGKRYQYPNVVPSDNGSYIVSWVYGPKDTVGSFIPDNVSLMCNKYNSAGQPSLWAELPKIVYTNTGNTLPIYMVPQVIPDGMNGIIISYFHTGSSTFFSSIQRYSSGGTQMFANNGTLVATTTARGHIQAAVTVSTVTNDVYAFWTELDPPTTQSHQAVYGQRINNLGVRQWGDNGLAYTTLDTVGIFEIDCHAKDTNVVVTYMTEILGPQLDQYRAFRVGQSGSKNWGNNGVSTVNSLKSYANTVMNSSGMTMCVWQDSRNTHGGVFAQNVKYDGTLGPIGIKQISSNVPDRFNLMQNYPNPFNPMTKIKFDVSKTSFVTLNIYDNLGRFIKTIVSQNLSAGSYEADFNATGLASGVYFYQLRTENFIQTKMMMLVK; the protein is encoded by the coding sequence ATGAAAAAAATTATACTGATTATTTCATTACTTATTTTTAATTACCCCTTGATTGCGCAGTGGTCTAACAACCCTGCTGTCAACAACACCATTTGTGATGTAGATAATGCTCAGCTTGACCCTAAAATTTCTCTCGCATCAGACGGCGGTTGTTACATGGCATGGTTTGACGGCAGAGGTGACGGAGAGCTGAAAGTATATATACAAAGGTTAGATGTTAATGGAGTTAAACAATTCGGTGAAAACGGATTGCTTGTAAGCGATAAACCTCAAAACTCATGGATTGGAGACTGGGACTTAAAAACCGATGCTTCGGGAAACGCAATTGTTGTTTTTTCGGATAAACGCGCTTCAACCGGCACGGATACTACGGTCAATCCTTATGCATATAAGATAAGCCCTACAGGAACATTTTTATGGGGAGCAGACGGTGTTGCGCTTACGAGTGAAACATCGAGATATCAAATGTGGCCAAAGGCGGCGGTTTTATCTGACGGAAGCACAGCTTTTGTCTGGTGGTATTTTTATCCGCCGACAAGGACAACATGGGTAAAGGTTCAGAGATTAAATTCCGCAGGTGTTCCGCAATATAATCCGCCGGTTAATATTCAATCCCCTGACGGCAAAAGGTACCAGTATCCGAATGTAGTTCCCTCCGATAACGGAAGCTATATTGTAAGCTGGGTATATGGACCGAAAGACACTGTCGGAAGCTTTATCCCCGATAATGTTTCGTTGATGTGCAATAAGTATAATTCAGCAGGTCAGCCATCGTTATGGGCAGAGCTTCCTAAGATTGTTTATACCAATACAGGAAATACTTTGCCGATATATATGGTGCCGCAAGTTATTCCCGACGGAATGAACGGAATCATAATATCATATTTCCATACAGGAAGCTCAACGTTTTTCTCGTCTATTCAGAGATATTCTTCCGGAGGAACACAGATGTTTGCAAACAACGGAACTCTTGTTGCAACAACAACAGCAAGAGGACATATACAGGCAGCGGTAACAGTAAGCACGGTAACAAATGATGTTTATGCATTCTGGACAGAACTTGACCCCCCGACAACTCAAAGCCACCAGGCAGTTTACGGACAAAGAATAAATAATTTAGGAGTAAGGCAATGGGGAGACAACGGATTAGCTTATACTACCCTTGATACGGTTGGAATTTTCGAAATTGACTGCCATGCAAAAGATACAAATGTTGTTGTTACTTACATGACGGAAATATTAGGTCCGCAGCTTGACCAATATAGAGCGTTCAGAGTCGGGCAATCAGGTTCTAAGAACTGGGGAAACAACGGTGTCAGCACAGTTAATAGTTTGAAGTCGTATGCAAATACGGTAATGAACTCATCCGGAATGACGATGTGTGTATGGCAGGATTCGCGAAATACACATGGCGGGGTTTTTGCACAAAATGTAAAATATGACGGAACACTGGGTCCGATAGGAATAAAACAGATTTCATCTAATGTTCCTGACAGATTTAATTTAATGCAAAACTATCCGAATCCGTTTAACCCGATGACAAAAATAAAATTTGATGTTAGCAAAACATCTTTTGTAACGTTAAATATTTATGATAATCTCGGAAGGTTTATAAAAACGATTGTGAGCCAGAATTTAAGTGCGGGCAGTTATGAAGCGGATTTCAATGCAACGGGACTTGCAAGCGGAGTTTATTTCTATCAGCTGAGAACGGAGAATTTTATTCAGACGAAAATGATGATGCTTGTGAAGTAA
- a CDS encoding T9SS type A sorting domain-containing protein: MDKKPTPLFLLAFLSVFFSSYSGSYSQWTQTTGISENIATSIVRSGDKLFAGSMINILTSGNIYSSTNNGDTWNAVNTGFALSGIFCMITKGNYIFAGTYEDGMLISSNNGATWQLDPVNGTFGTGIFDAVVSGNNIIAYANTGAVVYASTNNGDNWFGVTGLPTNFGIINYFYNDGSTLYAGARNGLFYSTNNGLNWIYPANNGLPSNPDGSKPMTSMIKTDNKIIGGCLNKLFVSTDNGNNWTQAGTLELSGSFSNFFAMEKYNSVILTGIRYVGTSGGPYGVYYDRNTNYNWINFTNNLPANISIYSMFRENNMLYITTHANQGIWKVNLDVLTSAGNPNTVIPGKFSLSNAYPNPFNPSTSFQVSLPQRSNVVLKVFNSLGKEVNVIANSEFNAGMYNFQWNADGFNSGVYFLRLTTENFTETKKLMLLK; this comes from the coding sequence ATGGATAAAAAACCTACACCTCTTTTTTTATTGGCATTTCTTTCAGTTTTCTTTTCGAGCTATTCCGGCTCATACTCTCAATGGACACAAACAACGGGCATCAGCGAAAATATTGCCACTTCAATCGTGAGAAGCGGTGATAAGCTTTTTGCAGGGTCGATGATAAATATTTTAACCAGCGGGAATATTTATTCATCTACAAATAACGGTGATACGTGGAATGCGGTAAATACAGGTTTTGCGTTATCGGGTATTTTCTGCATGATAACAAAGGGCAATTATATTTTTGCGGGAACTTATGAAGACGGAATGCTGATTTCATCAAACAACGGAGCAACGTGGCAGCTTGACCCTGTGAACGGAACTTTCGGGACAGGAATTTTTGATGCGGTTGTTTCTGGCAACAACATTATTGCTTATGCAAACACGGGTGCAGTAGTATATGCTTCCACGAACAACGGTGATAACTGGTTCGGAGTCACGGGCTTGCCGACAAACTTCGGCATAATAAATTATTTTTATAATGACGGGAGCACATTATATGCAGGCGCGAGAAACGGCTTGTTTTATTCGACCAATAACGGATTGAACTGGATTTATCCGGCTAACAACGGATTGCCTTCAAACCCTGACGGTTCAAAGCCGATGACATCAATGATAAAAACCGATAACAAAATAATTGGAGGATGCCTGAACAAGCTTTTTGTTTCGACCGATAATGGAAACAACTGGACACAAGCAGGAACGCTTGAGTTATCAGGAAGTTTTTCGAATTTTTTTGCAATGGAAAAGTACAATTCGGTTATTCTGACGGGGATAAGATACGTAGGGACTTCGGGCGGACCTTATGGAGTTTATTATGACAGAAATACTAATTACAACTGGATAAATTTTACAAATAATCTTCCTGCGAACATTTCTATTTACTCTATGTTTCGTGAAAACAACATGCTTTACATAACGACTCATGCAAATCAGGGAATATGGAAAGTGAATTTAGACGTGCTTACCAGTGCGGGGAACCCGAACACAGTTATCCCCGGGAAGTTTTCGCTTTCGAACGCATATCCGAATCCGTTTAATCCGTCAACGAGCTTTCAGGTTTCACTTCCGCAGAGAAGCAACGTGGTGCTGAAAGTTTTTAATTCGTTAGGTAAGGAAGTTAATGTGATTGCGAATAGCGAGTTCAATGCAGGAATGTATAATTTTCAATGGAATGCAGATGGATTTAATTCGGGAGTATACTTCCTGAGACTTACCACAGAAAACTTTACCGAGACCAAAAAACTGATGCTGTTGAAATAG
- a CDS encoding 2Fe-2S iron-sulfur cluster-binding protein, translating into MPSITIDNQLIEFKPGQTIIQAARENGIEIPHFCWHPGLSVAGNCRICLVEIEKFPKLSIACATPCAEGMVVHTQNERATHAQNAVMEFLLINHPLDCPICDEAGECKLQDYAYKYGVGISRFDEEKNEKDKRVELGPNVMFDAERCISCSRCIRFCDEIAKDSELTFVQRGEKVTIETFPGEELDNPYSMNVIEICPVGALTSRDFRFKSRVWEMSFTNTICPGCARGCNSIMGVRNNNILRIEPRENFAVNDYWLCDWGRLNTIKYVNDENLRIGSPKIKASSGGNSETVEVGWDEAISQAAYILKSYNASEICFVASPFSTLEDNYALKKLASEVFNSNNIFYIPNIDESFGDDLLRRSDKTPNSNGLKLLGINAYNNNQLADLIAGQFKLLYVLNDDITRIPGYNDFLKKIDGSVQHLETKNKYSDAANVLFPDSTYAEVNGTFVNFQSRIQRVRPAVATLEQERLPGDFELSRWDKFGAPNDRWTHGTKFNSRPAWKVIKNIAKVLGYNFDFDNSEEVFMELANKTKGMEGYDYDSVGEQGIVVGTAVNTTVAS; encoded by the coding sequence ATGCCTTCAATTACAATAGATAATCAGCTCATAGAATTTAAGCCCGGGCAGACTATAATACAGGCAGCCCGTGAAAATGGCATAGAAATTCCACATTTTTGCTGGCATCCGGGTCTTTCGGTTGCCGGAAACTGCCGGATTTGCCTCGTTGAAATCGAAAAATTTCCCAAACTTTCAATTGCCTGCGCAACACCATGCGCTGAAGGAATGGTTGTTCATACACAAAATGAACGAGCAACTCACGCGCAAAATGCAGTTATGGAGTTTTTGTTGATTAATCATCCGCTTGACTGCCCTATTTGTGATGAGGCGGGAGAGTGCAAGCTTCAGGATTATGCTTATAAATATGGAGTCGGCATTTCAAGATTTGATGAAGAGAAAAATGAAAAAGATAAAAGAGTTGAGTTAGGTCCTAATGTAATGTTTGATGCGGAGAGATGCATAAGCTGTTCAAGGTGCATAAGGTTCTGTGATGAGATTGCAAAAGACTCTGAGCTTACGTTTGTTCAGCGAGGTGAAAAAGTTACGATTGAAACTTTTCCTGGTGAAGAGCTTGATAATCCATATTCAATGAACGTGATTGAAATTTGTCCTGTGGGTGCATTGACTTCGAGAGATTTCAGATTTAAGTCGCGTGTATGGGAGATGTCATTTACGAATACGATTTGTCCGGGATGCGCGCGCGGATGTAATTCGATAATGGGTGTGAGAAACAATAACATATTAAGAATAGAGCCGAGAGAAAATTTTGCAGTGAATGATTACTGGCTATGTGACTGGGGACGTTTGAATACGATTAAATATGTAAATGATGAAAACTTAAGAATCGGTTCGCCAAAAATAAAAGCATCATCGGGTGGAAACAGCGAGACGGTTGAAGTAGGATGGGATGAAGCGATTTCACAAGCAGCGTATATATTAAAGAGCTACAATGCATCCGAGATTTGTTTTGTTGCTTCGCCATTCTCAACCCTTGAAGACAACTACGCATTAAAGAAACTTGCATCGGAAGTTTTTAATTCGAATAATATTTTTTACATACCTAACATAGATGAATCGTTTGGTGATGATTTGCTGAGACGTTCGGACAAAACACCGAACTCAAACGGTTTAAAGCTGCTTGGCATAAATGCATATAACAATAATCAGCTTGCAGATTTGATTGCAGGACAGTTTAAATTGCTGTATGTATTGAATGATGACATTACAAGGATTCCGGGATATAATGATTTCTTAAAAAAGATTGACGGAAGCGTTCAGCATCTTGAAACAAAAAATAAGTATTCTGATGCGGCGAATGTTTTATTTCCCGACTCAACATATGCGGAAGTTAACGGAACGTTTGTGAATTTCCAGAGCAGGATTCAGAGAGTAAGACCTGCAGTTGCAACACTTGAGCAGGAAAGACTTCCGGGAGATTTTGAGCTTTCGAGATGGGATAAGTTCGGCGCACCGAATGACAGATGGACACACGGAACGAAGTTTAATTCGCGTCCGGCATGGAAAGTTATAAAGAACATTGCGAAGGTGCTCGGATATAATTTTGATTTCGATAATTCGGAAGAAGTGTTCATGGAGCTTGCGAACAAGACTAAGGGAATGGAAGGTTATGATTATGATTCGGTCGGCGAACAAGGAATTGTTGTAGGGACAGCGGTGAACACAACGGTTGCGAGTTAA